A genome region from Paracoccus stylophorae includes the following:
- a CDS encoding TRAP transporter small permease, protein MTRTGDRPEDLAPDMIPGRTPHRHAVWYRVLAGAAALLIVLLVAVTCVDVVGRYLFNRPFGGAYELTQILLAALVFAALPLTSADGGHVEVDLALHLLPVGAQRALGRMAAFVSAAVLAYFAYRLVLIGIDQFHEGTRSASLDIPMAPLAFLAAASCVASAIAMILRPETA, encoded by the coding sequence TGGCCCCGGACATGATTCCGGGCCGGACGCCCCACCGGCACGCGGTCTGGTATCGGGTGCTGGCGGGCGCGGCGGCCTTGCTGATCGTGCTGCTGGTCGCCGTCACCTGCGTCGATGTGGTCGGCCGGTATCTGTTCAACCGACCCTTCGGCGGCGCCTATGAGCTGACCCAGATCCTGCTGGCCGCGCTGGTCTTTGCGGCGCTGCCGCTGACCAGCGCCGATGGCGGCCATGTCGAGGTCGATCTGGCGCTGCATCTGCTGCCCGTCGGGGCGCAGCGCGCACTGGGCCGGATGGCGGCATTCGTGTCGGCGGCGGTTCTGGCCTATTTCGCCTATCGTCTGGTGCTGATCGGGATCGATCAGTTTCACGAAGGCACGCGCAGCGCCTCGCTGGACATTCCGATGGCCCCGCTGGCCTTCCTTGCCGCCGCAAGCTGCGTCGCGTCGGCCATCGCTATGATCCTGCGTCCGGAGACAGCATGA
- a CDS encoding TRAP transporter large permease: MTISLIALAILLVMVFARIPIAFAMAIVGGVGFALLRGWSPAGAMVGNAVFETGLNYSLSVVPLFIFMGNVLAGSGIAQGLFSAADRVFGRMRGGLAMATVLSCGGFSAVCGSSLATAATMSKVTMPSMRRFGYSDSLATGAIAAGGTLGILIPPSVVLIIFGLLTEADIGKLFLAGIIPGIVGIIGYLLAVMVAVRMNPALAPQVSEVRPMNTRDAVSVAAVLGLFVFIMAGIYGGFFTPIEAAGMGAAAALLIAFATGGMTRAALWTAFLDSATASAMIFAIIIGAEIFSNFVSFAGLPDALSSQVEDMGLSPWVVLLLIVVIYMVLGCFLESLSMILLTVPVFYPLVSDLDFGLAVLQDPDAVLIWFAIIVVVVTEISLITPPIGMNVFVLRSVLPDVSLGTIFRGVYVFWVADLIRLALIIAVPILSLYLAT; the protein is encoded by the coding sequence ATGACCATTTCCCTGATCGCCTTGGCCATCCTGCTGGTGATGGTGTTTGCACGTATCCCCATCGCCTTCGCCATGGCCATCGTGGGCGGCGTGGGATTCGCGCTGCTGCGCGGCTGGAGTCCGGCGGGCGCCATGGTCGGCAACGCGGTTTTCGAGACTGGCCTGAATTATTCTCTGTCGGTGGTGCCGCTGTTCATCTTCATGGGCAACGTGCTGGCCGGATCGGGCATCGCGCAGGGGCTGTTTTCGGCCGCCGACCGGGTCTTCGGCCGGATGCGCGGCGGGCTGGCGATGGCGACCGTGCTGTCCTGCGGCGGCTTCTCGGCCGTGTGCGGATCGTCGCTGGCCACCGCCGCGACCATGTCCAAGGTCACGATGCCGTCGATGCGGCGCTTCGGCTATTCCGACAGTCTTGCCACCGGGGCCATCGCGGCGGGCGGGACGCTGGGCATCCTGATCCCGCCCTCGGTCGTGCTGATCATCTTCGGCCTGCTGACCGAGGCCGATATCGGCAAGCTGTTTCTGGCCGGCATCATCCCCGGCATCGTCGGCATCATCGGCTATCTTCTGGCGGTGATGGTCGCCGTGCGCATGAACCCGGCGCTGGCCCCGCAAGTGTCCGAGGTCCGGCCGATGAACACGCGCGACGCGGTCAGCGTGGCGGCGGTGCTGGGGCTGTTCGTCTTCATCATGGCCGGCATCTATGGCGGCTTCTTCACCCCCATCGAGGCCGCCGGCATGGGCGCCGCCGCCGCGCTGCTGATCGCCTTCGCGACCGGCGGCATGACCCGCGCCGCGCTGTGGACCGCGTTTCTGGACAGCGCCACCGCATCGGCGATGATCTTCGCCATCATCATCGGCGCCGAAATCTTCAGCAATTTCGTGTCCTTTGCCGGCCTGCCCGACGCGCTGAGTTCACAGGTTGAGGATATGGGCCTGTCGCCCTGGGTGGTGCTGCTGCTGATCGTGGTGATCTACATGGTGCTGGGCTGCTTTCTGGAAAGCCTGTCGATGATCCTGCTGACGGTGCCGGTCTTCTATCCGCTGGTGTCGGATCTGGATTTCGGGCTGGCGGTGTTGCAGGACCCCGACGCGGTGCTGATCTGGTTCGCCATCATCGTCGTCGTCGTGACCGAGATCAGCCTGATCACCCCGCCCATCGGAATGAACGTGTTCGTGCTGCGGTCGGTGTTGCCCGACGTGTCCCTGGGCACGATCTTTCGCGGCGTCTATGTGTTCTGGGTCGCCGATCTGATCCGGCTGGCGCTGATCATCGCCGTGCCGATCCTGTCGCTGTATCTGGCGACGTGA
- a CDS encoding MarR family winged helix-turn-helix transcriptional regulator: MPMESFFPYRLAVVAEAFSRQLVAVYGRQHGFSREEWRLLFLLEDAGALDSLQLARRTSLDKVQVSRAAARLERKGLITRDVLEADRRLRNYRITNDGRAAFSRAFGAVEARARRILDAMPPDDLAALKQGIAALDRAIVGATGKDEATGFPRLPDPDAPR, translated from the coding sequence ATGCCGATGGAAAGCTTCTTTCCCTATCGTCTGGCGGTCGTGGCCGAGGCGTTCTCGCGCCAGCTTGTCGCGGTCTACGGCCGCCAGCACGGCTTCAGCCGAGAGGAATGGCGGCTGCTGTTCCTGCTGGAAGATGCCGGCGCGCTGGATTCGCTGCAACTGGCGCGGCGCACCTCGCTGGACAAGGTGCAGGTCAGCCGGGCGGCCGCACGGCTGGAACGCAAGGGATTGATCACTCGCGACGTGCTGGAAGCGGACCGGCGGCTGCGCAACTATCGGATCACCAATGACGGGCGCGCGGCGTTTTCCCGCGCCTTCGGGGCAGTCGAGGCGCGGGCGCGGCGGATTCTGGATGCGATGCCCCCGGACGATCTGGCTGCGCTGAAACAGGGGATCGCCGCGCTGGATCGTGCCATCGTCGGCGCGACGGGCAAGGACGAGGCCACCGGCTTTCCCCGCCTGCCCGACCCGGACGCGCCGCGATAG